The following is a genomic window from Sulfuricella sp..
GGTATATGAAGTCCCGCAGGGCAGCCGCATCTCGCGCGGCCGTCCCATCGTCAACCTTCTGCAACTGGAAGAAGGCGAGAAAATCAACGCCATCCTGCCGGTCAAGGAATTCGACGAAAATCATTTCATCTTCATGGCCACTTCCAGCGGCATCGTCAAGAAGACGCCACTGACCAACTTCTCGCGCCCGATGAAGCGCGGCATCATCGCCATCAATCTGGACGAGAGCGACTTCCTCATCGGCGTTGCCATCACCGACGGCCAGCACGACGTGATGCTGTTCTCCGACGGCGGCAAGGCGGTGCGCTTCGAGGAAAGTGACGTGCGCGATACCGGCCGCAATTCGCGCGGCGTGATCGGCATGCGCCTGCAGAAGGAACAGAAAGTCATTTCCCTGCTGGTGGCGGAAAACGAGAACCAGTCGGTCCTGACCGCCACTGAAAACGGCTACGGCAAACGCACCCCGATCACCGAATACACCCGCCACGGGCGCGGCACCCAGGGCATCATGGCGATCCAGACATCGGAACGCAACGGCAAGGTGGTTGCCGCCACGCTGGTGGAAGAAAGCGATGAACTGATGCTGATCACCACCGGTGGTGTGCTGATCCGCACCCGTGTGCGCGAAATCCGCGAAATGGGCCGCGCCACCCAGGGCGTGACGCTGATCAACCTGGACAAGGGCGAGAAACTGACCGGATTGCAGAAAGTGGTCGAATCGGAAGAGTCCGACGAGGCTGGCGAAGCAGAGGAAGAGTGATTTATTAACCACGGAGCTCACGGAGAGCACGGAGAAAATATTTAAGACTTAGCTCCGTGTCCTCCGTGCCCTCCGTGGTTCAATTGTTTTTAGATTTTTAATCCAAATATGCAACGACTCTACAATTTCAGCGCCGGTCCCGCCATGTTGCCCCAGCCCGTTCTGGAGCAGGCGCGCGACGAACTCCTGAACTGGCACGGCAGCGGCATGTCGGTGATGGAAATGACCCATCGCGGCAAGGATTTCTCCGGCATCATCGCCGAGGCTGAAGCCGACCTGCGCGAGCTGCTGAACATTCCCGCCAATTATCGCGTTCTGTTCCTGCAGGGCGGCGCGACCATGCAGTTCGCCCAGATCCCGCTGAATCTGCTCGCCGGACGCTCGGCCGACTACATCGTCACCGGCGCCTGGTCGAAAAAGGCTTTCAAGGAAGCCGGCAAGGTCGGCAGCGCGCGTCTTGCCGCCACCACCGAGGCCAGCAACTTCACCCGTCTGCCCGGCGCCGAAGAAATCAGCCTGTCAGCGGATGCGGCCTACCTGCACGTCTGCACCAACGAGACCGTGCATGGCGTGGAAATGCACGACATCGCCACGCTGGGCGCATCTGCCCCGCTGGTCGCCGACATGAGCTCGCACATCCTGTCGCGCCCGGTCGATGTATCCCAATACGGCCTGATCTACGGCGGCGCACAAAAAAATATCGGCCCGGCCGGACTGACCCTGGTGATCGTGCGCGAGGATCTGCTCGACAAGGCACCAGCCAGCATCCCGACCATGCTCGACTATAAGGTGCAGGCCGACAACGGCTCCATGCTCAATACCCCGCCGACCTACTCGATCTACGTGGCGGGACTGGTATTCCAATGGCTGAAGAAACAGGGCGGCCTCGCCGCCATCGAGCAGGCCAACATCGCCAAGGCCAGGCTGATTTACCAGACCATCGACGAGAGCAGCCTCTACCACAATCCGGTTGAGGTCTCCTGCCGCTCGCGCATGAACGTGCCTTTCACCCTGAACAGGCAGGGCCTGGACGAGACATTCATCGCCGAGGCAAAAAAACAGGGCATCGTTTCCATCAAGGGCCACAAGATGGTCGGCGGCATGCGCGCCTCGATCTACAACGCCATGCCGCTGGAAGGCGTGCAGGCACTGGTTTCCTTCATGCAGGATTTCGAGCGCCAACATGGGTGATCAGCATGGATAAGGAACTGCGCCAGCACCGCGATGCCATCGACGCCATCGACGACGAGATGCTCAAGCTCATCAACGACCGCGCCCGGCATGCCCAGGCCATCGGCGCGCTCAAGGGCGGCGGGCTGGTCTACCGCCCCGAGCGCGAGGCGCAGATATTGCGCCGGGTGAAGGAAAACAATCCCGGCCCGCTGGCGGGAGAATCGGTCGCCAAGCTGTTCCGCGAAATCATGTCCGCCTGCCTGGCGCTGGAAAAACCGCTCAAGGTGGCCTTTCTCGGGCCCGAGGGCACCTTCACCCAGGCCGCGGCGGTCAAGCATTTCGGCCACGCCGCACAAACGGACGCCTGCGCTTCTATCGACGAGGTGTTCCGCAACGTCGAGGCCTGCACGGCCGATTACGGCGTGGTGCCGGTGGAGAATTCCACCGGCGGCGCGGTGGGCACCACGCTGGACCTGCTGCTGGAATCCCCGCTCAAGGTGTGCGGCGAGGTCGACCTGCGCGTACACCAGTTTCTGCTGCGCAAGCCCGGCGCCACGGCCAAGACGGTCAAGGTCTATTCCCATGCCCAGTCCCTTGCCCAGTGCCATGAGTGGCTCAACCAGCACCTGCCCGGGGCGGAACGCATTCCGGTGGTAAGCAATGCCAAGGCGGCAAAACTGGCGGCCGAGGACGAGAACGCCGCTGCCATTGCCGGTGAGGCCGCAGCCGAGGTTTACGGCCTGGAAAAAGTGGCGGAGAACATTGAGGACGAGCCCAACAACACCACCCGCTTCCTGGTGATCGCCGGGCATGACGCGGCCCCTTCGGGCAAGGACAAGACTTCCCTGGTGCTGTCTTCGAAAAACATGCCCGGCGCCGTCTACGAACTGCTGGCGCCGCTCGCCCATCACGGCGTCAGCATGAGCAAGCTGGAATCCCGGCCTTCGCGCACCGGCCTGTGGGAATACATGTTTTTTGTCGATATCGAGGGCCACCACCAGGACGAAAAAGTCGCCAGGGCGCTGCTGGAATTGCGCGACAAAGCTGCCTTCCTGAAGATTCTCGGCTCCTACCCGGCCGCTGTCCTGTAAAGGCCACCATGGAACTCTGTAACCTTTCACCCTCCTACGTGCGCGCCATTGCGCCCTACCAGCCCGGCAAACCGATCGCCGAGCTGGCGCGGGAAATGCACCTGGCGGAAGAAGACATCGTCAAGCTCGCGTCCAACGAGAACCCGCTCGGCGCCAGCCCGCGCGCCCTGGCCGCGATGGAAAACGTGCTGATGGAAATCGCGCGCTACCCGGACGGCAACGGCTTCCTGCTCAAATCGGCGCTGGCGGAAAAATACGCCGTGGCGCTGAACCAGATCGTGCTCGGCAACGGCTCCAACGACCTGCTGGAACTGGCTGCGCGCGCCTTCCTCGCGCCCGGCACTTCCGCCATCTATTCGCAGTACGCCTTTGCCGTCTATCCGCTGGCCACCCAGGCTGCCGGCGCGCGCGGCATCGAAACCCCGGCGCGCGAACATGGCCACGATCTCAAGGCCATGCTGGAAGCGATTGGCGACGATACGCGCGTCATCTTCATCGCCAATCCCAACAACCCCACCGGCACGCTGCTGGGCAGCGCGGAGCTGGAGCACTTCCTCGGCCAGGTTCCCCACACCGTGCTGGTGGTGCTGGACGAGGCCTATACCGAATACCTGCCTGAAGCAGAGCGCAGCAACTCGATAGCCTGGCTGAAAAAATACCCCAACCTGCTCATCACCCGTACTTTTTCCAAGGCCTATGGGCTGGCCGGCCTGCGCGTCGGCTTCGCGCTGGCCCACCCGGAAGTGGTGGACCTGCTCAACCGCGTGCGCCAGCCCTTCAACGTCAACTGCATGGCGCAGGCAGCCGCGGTGGCGGCGATGCAGGACGAAGCGTTTCTGGCGGAATGCGTGGAGATCAACCGCAAGGGCATGGAGCAGATCACCGCCGGCCTCGGTCGCCTGGGCTTGAGCCATATCCCGTCCGCGGGCAATTTCGTGGCAGTCAAGGTAGGCAATGCGGCCGCCATCAACCATAGCCTGCTGAAACAGGGCGTCATCGTGCGCCCCATTGCCAACTACGGCATGGCGGAATACCTGCGCGTCAGCATCGGCCTGGAAGCGGAGAATGCCCGATTCCTGCAGGCACTCGAACATTCACTCGCGGCACTTGATTGAATAGTGCATAACCGAACCCAAGTTATAACGAATACAGCTAACGGAGAAACAAAATGATCATCGTCATGAACAATGGCGCCACAGAAGAACAAATCGAGGGCGTCGTCAAAAAAATCCACGAATCGGGCCTCGAAGTCAATATTTCACGCGGCACGGAACGCACCGTGATCGGCGCCATCGGCAACGAGCGCAAGCTGGATCAGGAGCTGATCGACGCCCTGCCCGGCGTGGAACAGTCCATGCACATCGTCAAACCCTACAAGATCGTGGCACGCGAATGGCACAAACAGGATTCGGTTATCGACATCAAGGGAATCAAGCTGGGCGGCAACCAGGTGCAGATCATCGCCGGCCCGTGCTCGGTGGAAACCCAGCCGCAGATGGATGCCGCAGCCCAATACGTCCATGAAGCCGGTTGCCGCCTGATGCGCGGCGGCGCCTTCAAGCCCCGCACCAGCCCCTACGCTTTTCAGGGCCACGGCGAGGAAGGCCTGACCATGTTCCGCAAGGCCGCGGAACGCTACAACCTGCCCATGGTCACCGAGTTGATGGATGCCCGCCAACTGGAAACTTTCATGAAACACGATGTGGACGTGATCCAGATCGGCACCCGCAGCATGCAGAACTTCGATCTGCTCAAGGAAGTCGGCAAGGTCAACAAACCGGTGATTCTCAAGCGCGGCATGTCCGCCACCATTTCCGAGTGGCTCATGGCAGCGGAATACATCGCCGCCGGCGGCAACCACAACATCATCTTCTGCGAACGCGGCATCCGCACCTTTGAAACCTACTACCGCAACGTGCTGGACGTCACCGCGATTCCAGTTTTGAAAAAGGAAACCCATCTGCCAGTCATCGTCGACCCCTCCCATGCCGGCGGCAAGGCGTGGATGGTGCCAGCCCTGTCGCGTGCCGCCATTGCCGCGGGCGCGGACGGCCTGCTGGTGGAAATGCACCCGGCCCCGTGTGAAGCCTGGTGTGACGCCGACCAGGCCCTCACCCCGCAGGAACTGAAAGACCTGATGGGCACGCTGGGCTTGATTGCCAACGCGATCGGGCGGACCATCTAAAAATGAACCACGGAGTGCACGGAGCACACAGAGAAAATCTTTTCCAGTCTCCGTGCCCTCCGTGCCCTCCGTGGTTAATCGCTTCTAAATGATCAACAAACTCGTCATCATCGGTGTCGGCCTGATCGGCGGCTCGCTGGCGCTGGCCTTGCGCCAGGCCGGTGCCGTCGGGGAGATCGTCGGCGTCGGGCGCAGCCGGGAAAACCTCGAAACCGCGCGCACGCTTGGCATCATCGACCGGATTGAAACCAGCCTGGCCGCTGCCGCGCATGAGGCCGACGTGATTGTGCTGGCCGTGCCGGTTGCCGCCATGCAGCCGACCATGCAGGAACTCTCGCCCCATCTGGCGCCCGGCACCATCGTGACCGATGCCGGCAGCACCAAGCGCGATGTCATCGCCTGCGCCCGGCAGCATCTGCCGGAGCATCTGAGCCGTTTCATTCCCGGGCACCCCATCGCCGGCGCAGAAAAGAGCGGCGCCGCCGCGGCCTTTGCCGATCTGTTCCAGGGTCGTAATGTCGTGGTTACGCCTCTGCCTGAAAACGATGCCGAAGCCGTGTCCCGGATTGCCCGCATGTGGCAGACCTGCGGCGCCATCGTCAACACCATGCCTGCGCAAAAGCATGACGAGATTTTCGCCGCAGTCTCCCATCTTCCCCATCTGCTGTCTTTTGCCCTGGTGGAAGACATCGCCTTCCGCGCCAATGCCAGGGAGCTGTTCAGCTATGCGGCGGGCGGATTCCGCGACTTCACCCGGATAGCCGGCAGCCACCCGGAAATGTGGCGCGACATCTGCCTGGCCAACCGGGATGCGCTGATCCGGGAAATCGACACCTACCAGTCCCAGCTCGACCGCCTGCGCGGCATGCTGGAACAGGGTGACGGCAAAGCACTGGAAGAAGTATTCGGCCACGCCCGCACCGCCCGCGCCGAATGGCTGGCCGGCAAGGAGTAGGATGGGTTGAGCGCAGCGAAACCCATCCTGCATGCCATTCCCGATAACGCAACCGATGGGTTTCGCTGCGCTCAACCCATCCTACGATAAGCTCATCACGACATGGAATACCTCGATCTCTCTCCCATCGCCCGCGTCAGCGGCAGCATCACCCTGCCCGGCTCAAAAAGCATTTCCAACCGCACCCTGCTGCTGGCCGCGCTGGCCGAAGGGGTGACCGAGGTCAAGGCACTGCTGGCGTCCGACGACACCGGCCACATGCTGGAAGCACTGAAGAAGCTCGGCGTGCAATGGGAACAGCACGGCGCCAGCCGCGACTATCGCGTGCACGGCGTGGGCGGCGCGTTTCCCGTCAAAAGTGCCGCCCTGTTCCTGGGCAATGCCGGCACCGCCTTCCGCCCGCTGACTGCCGTCCTGGCCCTGTGCCAGGGCGACTACCAGCTCAGCGGCGTGGCGCGCATGCACGAGCGCCCCATCGGCGACCTGGTGGACGGCCTGCGCCAGCTCGGCGCCGATATCCGCTATCTCGGCAACGAAGGCTTCCCGCCGCTGAACATCAAGCCGGCCAACCCTCTCCCTAACCCTCTCCCGCAAGCGGGAGAGGGAACCAAGACCCCCTCCCCCGCTTCCGGGGGAGGGCTGGGGAGAGGGCTAGTCAAAATTCGCGGCAATGTCTCCAGCCAGTTCCTCACCGCGCTGCTGATGGCTGCGCCGCTGGCCGGGCAGGACGTGAACATCGAAGTGATCGGCGAACTGATTTCCAAGCCCTACATCGAAATCACACTCAACCTGATGCGCCGTTTCGGCGTCGAAGTGGAGCGCCAGGGCTGGCAGGTGTTCACCATCCGCGCCGGGCAGAAATACACCAGTCCGGGCGAGATTCATGTCGAAGGCGATGCCTCCAGCGCCTCCTACTTCCTCGCCGCCGGAGCCATCGGCAAAGGCCCGGTGCGCGTCGAGGGCGTGGGCAGGACCAGCATCCAGGGCGACGTGCGCTTTGCCGAAGCCTTGGAACAGATGGGCGCCACCATCACGATGGGCGACAACTGGATCGAATCCAGCGGCACGGGCAAACTCCGGGCCATCGACCTCGACTGCAACCACATCCCCGACGCCGCCATGACCCTGGCGGTAGCCGCCCTGTTCGCCGACGGCACCACCACCCTGCGCAACATCGCCAGCTGGCGCGTCAAGGAAACCGACCGCATCGTTGCCATGGCAAACGAATTGCGTAAGGTCGGCGCGACTGTGGAGGAAGGTCCGGACTTTATCCGCGTCACCCCCCCCGCCACCCTGACGCCGAATGCAGTCATCGACACCTATGACGACCACCGCATGGCGATGTGTTTTGGGCTGATCTCGCTAGGCGGTGTGCCGGTGCGCATCAACGACCCGAAGTGCGTGGCCAAGACCTTCCCGGACTACTTCAACAGCCTGCAATCCATTGCCCATAATTCTTGAGCCACAAATGCACCACTCCTCACTCCTCACTCCTCACCCCTCACCCATTCCCGTCATCGCCATCGACGGTCCCTCCGCTTCGGGCAAGGGCACCGTTGCCGCACTGGTAGCAAAAGAACTGGGATTTCACTATCTCGACAGCGGCGCCATTTACCGCGTTACCGCCCTGGCGGCGCTGCGCGCCGGCATCGCCCTGGAGGACGAAGCCGCACTGGCTCAGCTCGCCAGCCAGCTCGATGTGCGTTTCGACAATGGCGAAATCTGGCTCGCCGGTGAAAAAGTGGGCGATGACGTGCGTTCCGAGGCCTCCGGCAATGCAGCTTCCCGCATCGCTACACTGCCCCGCCTGCGCCAGGCCTTGCTGGAGTTCCAGCGCAGCTTCCGCACGGCGCCAGGCCTGGTGGCGGATGGACGCGACATGGGCTCGGTAGTGTTTCCTGACGCCACGCTCAAAATTTTCCTCACCGCCAGCGCCGAGGTTAGAGCGGAACGGCGCTATAAACAGTTGATGGGAAAAGGAATGCATGCTAATCTTTCGCAGATTTTGCAGGATCTGCAACAACGCGATGCGCGCGACAGTGCCCGTAGTGTTGCCCCCCTGCAGAAATTTGCGGATGCCCACCTGCTTGAAACCAGTTCTATCAACATCGCCGAAGCGGTGACCGAAGTTCTGGCGCAATATCAGGATAGCGTCCGTCAGGCGTCATGAATTTAGGTTTTGCGGAATTCTAAGCGGCGCGTTTATCGGCTTGAAAGCCGAACCAGACGCGCCGTTTTATCTTTTTGTAAATACTGCCGATTCTGACAATCAACAACTTGCCCCGTGGCTCATTACGGGTTAGTGGATTTTATTTTTTATGACTACTGCTGCTCCTGCCTCCTCCGAAAGTTTTGCCGCCCTGTTTGAAGAAAGCCTGCAACGCCAGGAAATGCGTTCAGGTGAACTGATTACCGCTGAAGTCGTGTCCGTGGACAACGACGTGGTGATCGTCAATGCCGGCCTCAAGTCCGAAAGCGTGATCGACGCCAACGAATTCAAGAACGACCTGGGCGAAATCGAAGTTCAGCCTGGCGATTTCGTCAGCGTTTGCATCGAAGCCATGGAAGACGGCTACGGTTCGACCAAACTGTCGCGCGAAAAAGCCAAGCGCATGGCCGCCTGGAACGACCTCGACAAGGCAATGGAAGAAGGCACACTGGTCAGCGGCGTCATCAGCGGCTCCGTCAAGGGTGGCCTGACCGTCACCGTGAACGGCATCCGCGCCTTCCTGCCCGGCTCGCTGGTGGACATCCGCCCGGTCAAGGACACCACGCCCTACCAGGGCAAGCAGATGGAATTCAAGGTCATCAAGCTCGACCGCAAGCGCAACAACGTGGTGGTATCGCGCCGTGCCGTGCTGGAAGCCAGCCAGGGCGCCGAGCGTCAGGCTCTGCTGGAAAACCTGAAAGAAGGCGCAGTGGTCAAGGGCATCGTCAAGAACATCACCGACTACGGCGCATTCGTGGATCTGGGCGGCATCGACGGCCTGCTGCACATCACCGACCTGGCCTGGCGCCGCGTCAAGCATCCTTCCGAAGTCCTCACCGTGGGTGACGAAGTGGAAGCCAAGATTCTCAAGTTCGACCAGGAAAAGAACCGCGTCTCCCTGGGCATCAAGCAACTGGGCGACGACCCATGGGTCAACCTGTCGCGCCGCTACCCGCAAGGCACCCGCATGTTCGGCAAGGTTACCAACCTCACCGACTACGGTGCATTCGTGGAAATCGAGCAGGGCATCGAAGGCCTGGTACACGTTTCCGAAATGGACTGGACCAACAAGAACGTACACCCCGCCAAGGTTGTGAGCCTGGGTGACGAAGTCGAAGTCATGATTCTGGAAATCGACGAAGAGCGCCGCCGTATCTCCCTGGGCATGAAGCAATGCAAACCGAATCCCTGGGACGAATTTGCCGCTGGCCAGAAGAAGGGCAACAAAGTTCAGGGCCAGATCAAGTCGATCACCGACTTCGGCATCTTCATCGGCCTGCCTGGTGGCATCGATGGCCTGGTACACCTGTCCGACCTGTCCTGGAACATGCCGGGTGAAGAAGCCGTGCGCAACTACAAGAAAGGCGACGAAGTGGAAGCCGTGGTGCTGGCCATCGACGCCGAGAAAGAGCGCATCTCCCTGGGCATCAAGCAGATGGATGGCGACCCCTTCTCCAACTATGTTTCCACCCATGACAAGGGCGACATCGTCAATGGCACGGTCAAGACCATTGACGCCAAAGGCGCGGTCATCGCACTGGACGGCGAAGTGGAAGGCTACCTGCGCGCCTCTGAAGTTTCCCGTGATCGCGTTGAAGATATTCGCAGCCACCTGAAGGAAGGCGACGAAGTCGAGACCAAGATCATCAGCGTGGACCGCAAGAACCGTAACATCAGCCTGTCCATCAAGGCCAAGGACATGGCGGATGAAACCGACGCAATGAGCAAAATGGCCAGCGAGCAAAGTGCGGCCAGCGCCGGTACCACCAACCTGGGTGCCCTGCTGAAAGCCAAGCTGGACAATAAAAACAGCGGTCAGTAACAATCGGGTAAATCCGGCTGGGGTTCGCCCTGGCCGGACCGTCCTCGCAGGGAAAACTCATGACCAAGTCAGAATTGATTAATAAGCTGGCGGCTCGCTACCCCCAGCTTGTAGCAAAAGACGCAGAGCTTGCGGTCAAGACTGTACTCGAAGCCATGGCGACCAGCCTGGCCCAGGGTGAACGCATAGAAATTCGCGGGTTTGGCAGCTTCAGTCTGAACTACCGCCCGCCACGCGTCGGGCGCAATCCAAAAACCGGCGGCAAGGTAAGTGTGCCGGAAAAATATGTCCCCCACTTCAAGGCAGGCAAAGAACTGCGTGAACGTGTGGACTACCCGGAATAAAGTAATTTCCCGGCTCCTGACCGGTCAGCCAATATGGCGGCATAATCGCAAGATCATGCCGCTTTTTTCTTGATGAAGATTTAAGACATGCGTTATTTGTCCTTGATTTCTGGCATTGCACTATTTCTGCTGGCCCTCGGTTTTGCTTTCAAGAACAGCAATAGCATCACCATGCATTATTTTCTTGGCTATCAGTGGCAAGCGCCGCTGGCGCTGATCCTGGTGACGGCATTCAGCCTTGGCGCGGCATCCGGCATTGCCGCGACGCTCGGACTGGTATTCAGACAGCGGCGCGAAATCCAGAAATTGCGGCGAGAAGCCAAGGCTCTCTCGCAGACCTTCACAACCACCACCCTGGACGCCCCCGTCCAGCCCAACCCCTAGGGCAAGCTGACGATGGAATTCGAATTCTGGTGGCTACTGGCGCTCCCCCTGTTCTTTAGCCTCGGCTGGCTGGCCGCACGGATTGACATCAAACATCTGCAGTCCGAATCCCGCCGCCTTCCGGCTTCCTATTTCAGGGGGCTGAACTTTCTCCTCAACGAACAGCAGGACAAGGCGATCGAGTCTTTCATTGAAGTTGTGCGCGCCGATCCGGAAACCGTGGAACTTCATTTCGCCCTCGGCAGCCTGTTTCGCCGCCGCGGAGAAATCGAACGCGCCATCCGCATGCACCAGACCCTGGTTGACCGCACGGGGCTGGACAGCGAAAAAAGACTTAGCGCAAGCTTCGAACTGGGCCAGGACTATCTGAAAGCGGGGCTGCTGGATCGTGCCGAGCAAATTTTCAGCGACTTGCGCCAAACAGCCTACGCCGAACAGGCGCTCAAGTTTTTACTGGAAATTTATGAAACCGAACGGGACTGGAATAACGCCATTGCCATTGCGGGACAACTGAGTGCGACATCGCCCACTTCTTTCAACAAGGAAATTGCGCAATTTTTCTGCGAGCTGGCAGCAAATGAAACCGCCCAGAGCAATCCGGATGCCGCTCGCGCTCACCTCAACCAGGCATTGCAAAGTTCCCGTAGCTGTGCCCGCGCAAATATCATGCTGGGCGACCTGGAAGCACAGGCGGGACGCCATGCAGAGGCCATTCAGTTCTGGAAGCGAATCGAAACCCAGAACCCGGAATACCTGACGCTCACCGCTGCAAAACTGCTCGACAATTACCGTACGCTGGGACAAAGCAACGAAGCCCTGATTCTGCTGCGCGGCTATCTGACCCATCATACTTCCATCGATTTGCTCAATACCACATTCCAGGCCGTGCTTGAACTTGAGGGCCCGCGCGCCGCCTATGAGCTGGTTCGCGACGAGTTGCGCCGCAACCCCAGCCTGCTGGGACTGGACAAGCTGCTGGAAGCTGCGCTGCTGGATGCCCCAGCCGAGCGCAGGCAGGACATTTCACTGGTAAAAAATCTGATTCACCAGCACAGCCTGCGCCTCGCCCTCTACCGCTGCGAAAGCTGCGGCTTCAAGGCACGGCTTTTTCACTGGCGCTGCCCCGCCTGCGGTGGCTGGGAAACACTGCCACCCAAGCGCAAGGAAGATCAGGACACTCCATCATGACAAACGCGCAACAAATCACAGACCCCAGAATCATTGTCGCACTGGATTACTCCAGCGCCGCAGCCGCATCGCAACTGGTGGCGCGCCTCGACCCCACCCTGTGCAAACTCAAGGTGGGCAAGGAACTGTTTACCGCGGCCGGCCCGGCCTGGGTGGAGCAACTTGTCAGCCAGGGATATGGCGTTTTTCTCGATCTCAAATTCCATGATATTCCCCATACCGTCGCCCAGGCATGCAAGGCTGCGGCCGGCCTCGGCGTATGGATGGTCAATGTTCATGCCCTTGGTGGCCGTGCTATGATGAACGCCGCGCGCGAAGCGCTGGAAAGCGTGCCGCAGCGGCCCAAGCTGATCGCGGTCACGGTACTGACCAGCATGGGTTCAAGCGACCTGGCCGATTTGGGAATCAGCGAGGAACCGCAGCAACTGGTGCGCCGCCTGGCCGCACTGGCCCATGATTGCCATCTCGACGGCGTGGTCTGTTCGGCGCAGGAAGCGGCCATGTTGCGGCAGGAACTGGGCGCGGGGTTCTGTCTGGTTACGCCCGGCATACGCCCGGCCAGCGCCAGCCAGGACGACCAGAAACGCATCATGACACCGGCCGATGCGCTGCGCGCGGGCGCGCACTATC
Proteins encoded in this region:
- the rpsA gene encoding 30S ribosomal protein S1 gives rise to the protein MTTAAPASSESFAALFEESLQRQEMRSGELITAEVVSVDNDVVIVNAGLKSESVIDANEFKNDLGEIEVQPGDFVSVCIEAMEDGYGSTKLSREKAKRMAAWNDLDKAMEEGTLVSGVISGSVKGGLTVTVNGIRAFLPGSLVDIRPVKDTTPYQGKQMEFKVIKLDRKRNNVVVSRRAVLEASQGAERQALLENLKEGAVVKGIVKNITDYGAFVDLGGIDGLLHITDLAWRRVKHPSEVLTVGDEVEAKILKFDQEKNRVSLGIKQLGDDPWVNLSRRYPQGTRMFGKVTNLTDYGAFVEIEQGIEGLVHVSEMDWTNKNVHPAKVVSLGDEVEVMILEIDEERRRISLGMKQCKPNPWDEFAAGQKKGNKVQGQIKSITDFGIFIGLPGGIDGLVHLSDLSWNMPGEEAVRNYKKGDEVEAVVLAIDAEKERISLGIKQMDGDPFSNYVSTHDKGDIVNGTVKTIDAKGAVIALDGEVEGYLRASEVSRDRVEDIRSHLKEGDEVETKIISVDRKNRNISLSIKAKDMADETDAMSKMASEQSAASAGTTNLGALLKAKLDNKNSGQ
- a CDS encoding integration host factor subunit beta, with protein sequence MTKSELINKLAARYPQLVAKDAELAVKTVLEAMATSLAQGERIEIRGFGSFSLNYRPPRVGRNPKTGGKVSVPEKYVPHFKAGKELRERVDYPE
- a CDS encoding LapA family protein, which produces MRYLSLISGIALFLLALGFAFKNSNSITMHYFLGYQWQAPLALILVTAFSLGAASGIAATLGLVFRQRREIQKLRREAKALSQTFTTTTLDAPVQPNP
- the lapB gene encoding lipopolysaccharide assembly protein LapB, yielding MEFEFWWLLALPLFFSLGWLAARIDIKHLQSESRRLPASYFRGLNFLLNEQQDKAIESFIEVVRADPETVELHFALGSLFRRRGEIERAIRMHQTLVDRTGLDSEKRLSASFELGQDYLKAGLLDRAEQIFSDLRQTAYAEQALKFLLEIYETERDWNNAIAIAGQLSATSPTSFNKEIAQFFCELAANETAQSNPDAARAHLNQALQSSRSCARANIMLGDLEAQAGRHAEAIQFWKRIETQNPEYLTLTAAKLLDNYRTLGQSNEALILLRGYLTHHTSIDLLNTTFQAVLELEGPRAAYELVRDELRRNPSLLGLDKLLEAALLDAPAERRQDISLVKNLIHQHSLRLALYRCESCGFKARLFHWRCPACGGWETLPPKRKEDQDTPS
- the pyrF gene encoding orotidine-5'-phosphate decarboxylase, with the protein product MTNAQQITDPRIIVALDYSSAAAASQLVARLDPTLCKLKVGKELFTAAGPAWVEQLVSQGYGVFLDLKFHDIPHTVAQACKAAAGLGVWMVNVHALGGRAMMNAAREALESVPQRPKLIAVTVLTSMGSSDLADLGISEEPQQLVRRLAALAHDCHLDGVVCSAQEAAMLRQELGAGFCLVTPGIRPASASQDDQKRIMTPADALRAGAHYLVIGRPITQAADPLQALQAIGQEIANIGELK